From the Musa acuminata AAA Group cultivar baxijiao chromosome BXJ1-2, Cavendish_Baxijiao_AAA, whole genome shotgun sequence genome, one window contains:
- the LOC135612565 gene encoding GDSL esterase/lipase At2g42990-like, giving the protein MVLSLLLFLLFFPSLAAPSRIPAIIVFGDSTVDAGNNNYVRTIARANFPPYGRDFPGGRATGRFCNGRLATDFVSESLGLPPTVPAYLDPAYSIKDFATGVCFASAATGLDTATSDVLSVIPLWQEMEYFKEYKKRLTHYVGRKKAMHIIHEAVYIVSVGTNDFIENYYSPTSSRRKQFTVEEYEDFLIGLAARFLTKLHRQGARKISFTGLSPFGCLPSERATNFLGHGECMEQYNKVAIDFNMKLQALIERLCASSPGLKLRFSPTYDLFLHVVQNPSSYGFENAIRGCCGTGRMEMGYFCNEWSHFTCEDPNKFVFWDSVHPSESLNRIFANQTLRTSLAEFL; this is encoded by the exons ATGGTCCTcagcctcctcctcttccttctcttcttcccctcCCTCGCCGCTCCCTCACGCATTCCGGCCATCATCGTCTTCGGTGACTCCACCGTCGATGCTGGCAACAACAACTACGTCCGGACCATCGCCAGAGCCAACTTTCCTCCCTACGGACGCGACTTCCCAGGCGGCCGCGCCACCGGCCGCTTCTGCAACGGCCGCCTCGCGACTGACTTCGTCTCGGAGTCCCTCGGCCTCCCGCCCACCGTCCCCGCCTACCTCGACCCGGCCTACTCCATCAAGGACTTCGCCACAGGCGTGTGCTTCGCATCGGCCGCCACCGGGCTCGACACCGCCACCTCCGACGTGCTA TCTGTGATACCTCTGTGGCAAGAGATGGAGTACTTCAAGGAGTACAAGAAGCGGCTGACGCACTACGTGGGGAGGAAGAAGGCCATGCACATCATCCACGAGGCCGTGTACATCGTCAGCGTAGGGACCAACGACTTCATCGAGAACTACTACTCGCCGACGAGCAGCCGGAGAAAGCAGTTCACGGTGGAGGAGTATGAAGACTTTCTCATCGGCCTCGCCGCTCGCTTCCTCACCAAGCTACATCGGCAGGGGGCTCGCAAGATCTCCTTCACAGGGCTCAGCCCCTTCGGGTGCCTACCGTCGGAGCGGGCCACCAACTTCCTCGGCCACGGTGAGTGCATGGAGCAGTACAACAAGGTGGCCATTGACTTCAACATGAAGCTACAGGCGTTGATAGAGAGGCTGTGCGCTTCGTCCCCGGGGCTCAAGCTGAGATTTTCTCCCACGTATGACTTGTTCCTCCACGTCGTACAGAATCCATCCTCATATG GATTCGAGAACGCGATTCGAGGTTGCTGCGGGACGGGAAGAATGGAGATGGGCTACTTCTGCAACGAATGGAGCCATTTCACGTGTGAAGACCCAAACAAGTTTGTGTTCTGGGATTCAGTTCATCCGTCCGAGAGCTTGAATCGTATCTTCGCCAACCAGACGCTGAGGACCAGCCTGGCCGAGTTCTTATAG
- the LOC135611510 gene encoding uncharacterized protein LOC135611510: MKQLDNGKGRRVHPTPLTGAAATRDLLAALPATVLALAATLTAAEQEVLAYLLSGGGGGGRWRERRRRRAHPPELGCGCFGCYKSFWARWDASPNRHVIHRIIDIVEESSEARELDRGSGSRRRRRSGRGGRKDAGLAAEVAAAGVEESLEVVGMGFSRLDGGCLADDDGEDGDDDGEEVNGGSNSNNNANGGCNSVRRFMSFIGERVWGAWN, translated from the coding sequence ATGAAGCAGCTGGATAACGGGAAAGGGCGCAGGGTCCACCCAACCCCACTAACGGGGGCAGCGGCGACGCGGGACCTCCTGGCTGCGCTCCCAGCGACGGTGCTGGCCCTGGCAGCGACGCTGACTGCGGCGGAGCAGGAGGTCCTGGCGTACTTGCTCTCCGGAGGAGGCGGCGGGGGGAGGTGGagggagcggcggcggcggcgggctcACCCGCCGGAGCTGGGTTGCGGGTGCTTCGGTTGCTACAAGAGCTTCTGGGCGCGGTGGGACGCGTCGCCAAATCGACACGTCATACACAGGATCATCGACATCGTGGAGGAGAGCTCGGAGGCCAGAGAGCTTGACCGCGGGAGTGGCAGCAGAAGGAGAAGGCGGAGCGGCCGCGGCGGGAGGAAGGACGCTGGCTTGGCGGCGGAGGTCGCGGCAGCTGGGGTGGAGGAGAGCTTGGAGGTGGTGGGGATGGGATTCTCCCGGTTGGATGGAGGATGCTTGGCGGACGATGATGGCGAGGACGGTGATGATGATGGAGAGGAGGTAAATGGTggcagcaacagcaacaacaacgcTAATGGAGGTTGCAACTCTGTGAGGAGATTCATGAGCTTCATTGGGGAAAGAGTTTGGGGAGCTTGGAATTGA
- the LOC103972608 gene encoding zinc finger CCCH domain-containing protein 33 isoform X1 — protein sequence MPGARYNALSDSSSNASPGKLEVTMSRLNIEDEDGREGADGQPNPYPDRPGEPNCSFYLRTGLCSYGSKCKYNHPNITAKETRCRDELPPRDGQPDCQFFLKTGTCKFGATCKYYHPQDKHDAQLFQLNDLGLPIRKGEKSCPYYMKTGYCKFGVACKFNHPQPVSIGTMFPISGSLVYGYTGSSAPIRGPSLIGLPLWPTLKTPYMTNPSMQGFPSCMPLIFPSTQATAPVQQGWTKYTGSASIPSNKSLGSDHIPNSKHHADPGSSMAVIFPERPDQPECQYYMKTGGCKYGSSCKYHHPKERNQVAACTIGPFGLPLRPGEPACTFYAAYGSCKYGASCKFDHPYVVVFPLPDSSVMPPHQRVAKSTWMAADSSSCSFPIAPDEFKSVRIGEMQGVDNNEHGSPCTQTSPTHTTPHSESSINQSD from the exons ATGCCCGGCGCTAGGTACAATGCtctctccgattcctcttccaatgcGTCGCCGGGTAAACTTGAAG TCACCATGAGTCGTTTAAATATTGAGGATGAGGATGGTCGGGAGGGTGCTGATGGGCAGCCGAATCCATATCCTGACCGGCCTGGAGAACCTAACTGCAGTTTCTATTTGAGGACCGGCTTATGCAGTTATGGAAGCAAGTGCAAGTACAACCATCCTAACATCACTGCTAAG GAAACTCGGTGTAGAGATGAACTTCCCCCAAGAGATGGTCAACCTGACTGCCAG TTTTTCCTCAAAACAGGAACTTGTAAATTTGGAGCAACCTGTAAATATTATCATCCACAAGACAAGCATGATGCTCAATTATTTCAATTGAATGATTTGGGTTTACCAATTCGCAAG GGTGAAAAATCTTGTCCATACTACATGAAAACTGGCTATTGTAAATTTGGAGTTGCCTGCAAGTTCAATCATCCTCAGCCTGTGAGTATCGGAACCATGTTTCCTATATCAGGCTCCTTGGTGTATGGATATACAGGATCTTCTGCACCAATAAGAGGACCATCTTTGATTGGACTTCCACTATGGCCTACGTTGAAGACCCCTTACATGACCAATCCTAGTATGCAAGGGTTCCCATCTTGCATGCCCCTTATATTTCCATCCACCCAAGCCACCGCACCTGTGCAGCAGGGTTGGACCAAATACACG GGCAGTGCGAGCATTCCTTCCAACAAGTCTCTTGGTTCTGATCACATACCCAACTCAAAGCATCATGCGGATCCAGGTTCAAGTATGGCAGTCATTTTTCCAGAGAGACCTGATCAACCAGAATGCCAATATTACATGAAAACAGGGGGCTGCAAATACGGTAGTTCTTGCAAGTACCATCACCCTAAAGAGAGGAACCAAGTAGCTGCATGCACTATTGGACCGTTTGGACTTCCTCTCAGACCA GGTGAGCCTGCATGCACATTCTATGCTGCATACGGAAGCTGCAAATATGGTGCATCTTGTAAATTCGATCACCCATATGTGGTTGTATTCCCTCTTCCAGACTCATCAGTGATGCCTCCCCACCAAAGGGTTGCGAAATCTACATGGATGGCAGCAGATAGTTCATCCTGCAGTTTCCCAATAGCACCCGATGAGTTCAAATCTGTGAGAATTGGTGAGATGCAGGGTGTGGATAACAATGAGCATGGAAGTCCTTGTACACAAACATCTCCAACGCATACCACACCTCATTCAGAGTCATCCATAAATCAGTCGGATTAG
- the LOC103972608 gene encoding zinc finger CCCH domain-containing protein 33 isoform X2: MSRLNIEDEDGREGADGQPNPYPDRPGEPNCSFYLRTGLCSYGSKCKYNHPNITAKETRCRDELPPRDGQPDCQFFLKTGTCKFGATCKYYHPQDKHDAQLFQLNDLGLPIRKGEKSCPYYMKTGYCKFGVACKFNHPQPVSIGTMFPISGSLVYGYTGSSAPIRGPSLIGLPLWPTLKTPYMTNPSMQGFPSCMPLIFPSTQATAPVQQGWTKYTGSASIPSNKSLGSDHIPNSKHHADPGSSMAVIFPERPDQPECQYYMKTGGCKYGSSCKYHHPKERNQVAACTIGPFGLPLRPGEPACTFYAAYGSCKYGASCKFDHPYVVVFPLPDSSVMPPHQRVAKSTWMAADSSSCSFPIAPDEFKSVRIGEMQGVDNNEHGSPCTQTSPTHTTPHSESSINQSD, from the exons ATGAGTCGTTTAAATATTGAGGATGAGGATGGTCGGGAGGGTGCTGATGGGCAGCCGAATCCATATCCTGACCGGCCTGGAGAACCTAACTGCAGTTTCTATTTGAGGACCGGCTTATGCAGTTATGGAAGCAAGTGCAAGTACAACCATCCTAACATCACTGCTAAG GAAACTCGGTGTAGAGATGAACTTCCCCCAAGAGATGGTCAACCTGACTGCCAG TTTTTCCTCAAAACAGGAACTTGTAAATTTGGAGCAACCTGTAAATATTATCATCCACAAGACAAGCATGATGCTCAATTATTTCAATTGAATGATTTGGGTTTACCAATTCGCAAG GGTGAAAAATCTTGTCCATACTACATGAAAACTGGCTATTGTAAATTTGGAGTTGCCTGCAAGTTCAATCATCCTCAGCCTGTGAGTATCGGAACCATGTTTCCTATATCAGGCTCCTTGGTGTATGGATATACAGGATCTTCTGCACCAATAAGAGGACCATCTTTGATTGGACTTCCACTATGGCCTACGTTGAAGACCCCTTACATGACCAATCCTAGTATGCAAGGGTTCCCATCTTGCATGCCCCTTATATTTCCATCCACCCAAGCCACCGCACCTGTGCAGCAGGGTTGGACCAAATACACG GGCAGTGCGAGCATTCCTTCCAACAAGTCTCTTGGTTCTGATCACATACCCAACTCAAAGCATCATGCGGATCCAGGTTCAAGTATGGCAGTCATTTTTCCAGAGAGACCTGATCAACCAGAATGCCAATATTACATGAAAACAGGGGGCTGCAAATACGGTAGTTCTTGCAAGTACCATCACCCTAAAGAGAGGAACCAAGTAGCTGCATGCACTATTGGACCGTTTGGACTTCCTCTCAGACCA GGTGAGCCTGCATGCACATTCTATGCTGCATACGGAAGCTGCAAATATGGTGCATCTTGTAAATTCGATCACCCATATGTGGTTGTATTCCCTCTTCCAGACTCATCAGTGATGCCTCCCCACCAAAGGGTTGCGAAATCTACATGGATGGCAGCAGATAGTTCATCCTGCAGTTTCCCAATAGCACCCGATGAGTTCAAATCTGTGAGAATTGGTGAGATGCAGGGTGTGGATAACAATGAGCATGGAAGTCCTTGTACACAAACATCTCCAACGCATACCACACCTCATTCAGAGTCATCCATAAATCAGTCGGATTAG
- the LOC135598367 gene encoding probable tyrosine-protein phosphatase DSP4 produces MIQGMENQTSNPLLALSSSPLREEKTNVLGRLSYRCLPFNCSSIHSSVQDFRRFSKQSSEAAGRILRYILLSMVKQALAVAVGEEEVVPEAEPAHPLPPPPTAAGAAVLVPPLNFAMVDYDVFRSGFPDAANFGFLRALHLRSVLCLCPEPYPDANLDFLRANGIRLFQFGIDGYKEPFANIPEDTIREALEVVLDIRNHPLLIHCNRGKHRTGCVVGCLRKLQRWCLASIFDEYRCFAAAKARVSDQMFMEQFDISSFKLSQASFSS; encoded by the exons ATGATCCAAGGAATGGAAAACCAGACCTCAAACCCATTGTTAGCGTTGTCATCGTCACCACTAAGAGAAGAGAAGACAAACGTACTCGGTCGTCTGTCGTACCGCTGCCTTCCTTTTAACTGTTCATCCATTCATTCGTCGGTCCAAGATTTCAGAAGATTCTCCAAACAGAGCAGCGAAGCCGCGGGGAGAATATTACGGTATATTCTCTTGTCGATGGTCAAGCAAGCGCTCGCTGTGGCGGtgggggaggaggaggtggtgccgGAGGCGGAACCCGCtcaccctcttcctcctcctccgaccGCCGCGGGGGCGGCGGTGCTGGTGCCGCCGCTCAACTTCGCGATGGTGGACTATGACGTGTTCCGCTCGGGCTTCCCAGACGCCGCCAACTTCGGCTTCCTGCGCGCGCTCCACCTCCGCTCCGTCCT GTGTCTTTGCCCGGAGCCATACCCGGACGCCAACCTCGATTTCCTTCGGGCCAACGGAATCAGGCTTTTCCAGTTCGGGATCGACGGGTACAAG GAACCCTTTGCCAACATTCCAGAAGATACAATTCGTGAAGCACTCGAAGTAGTTCTTG ATATCAGAAACCACCCACTCCTTATCCATTGCAACCGAGGAAAG CATCGAACTGGTTGTGTCGTTGGATGTCTAAGAAAACTGCAGCGGTGGTGCCTTGCTTCAATATTCGACGAGTACCGATGCTTTGCCGCTGCAAAAGCAAGAGTTTCCGATCAAATGTTTATGGAGCAATTCGATATCTCAAGTTTCAAACTTTCTCAGGCCTCATTTTCAAgttaa
- the LOC135598308 gene encoding endoglucanase 11-like has translation MLGSHVVKTFRILPISFVILLLPAATGAAYDYREALSKSLLYFEAQRSGHLPYHQRITWRGHSGLTDGLEQGVDLVGGYYDAGDHVKFGLPMAFTITMLSWGVMENGDAIAAAGEFEHSLEAIKWGTDYFIKAHTHPNVLWAEVGDGDTDHYCWQRPEDMTTSRQAYKIDAEHPGSELAGETAAAMAAASIVFKKTNPRYSHLLLRHAQQLFEFGNKYRGRYHLSVPAAKSYYPSLSGYGDELLWAALWLHRATGREYYLQYAVDKAYTLGGATWAISEFSWDIKYAGVQILASKLLMEGGGGRVQDQHRNTLQQYRSKAEHYLCSCLGMSSNDSNVRRTPGGLLFVRRWNNMQYVAGAAFLLIVFSDQLALAHEDLHCPRGSLSPQEVLSFAKAQLDYVLGSNPMGISYMVGFGPRYPTRVHHRAASTVPYKEDKSFIGCAQGYDAWFGRQMPNPNVLVGAIVGGPGAKDEFRDVRGNYMQTEACTYNTAQMVGVFARFSQPERR, from the exons ATGCTTGGGAGTCATGTTGTCAAAACCTTTAGGATCCTGCCGATCTCGTTCGTAATTCTCCTTCTCCCTGCCGCCACCGGGGCTGCATACGACTACCGCGAGGCCCTGTCGAAGAGCCTGCTCTACTTCGAGGCGCAGCGCTCCGGCCATCTTCCTTACCACCAGCGCATCACCTGGCGCGGTCACTCCGGCCTCACCGATGGCCTCGAACAAGGA GTTGATTTGGTTGGAGGATACTACGACGCAGGAGACCACGTAAAGTTCGGCCTGCCGATGGCTTTCACCATAACCATGTTGTCTTGGGGTGTCATGGAGAACGGGGATGCGATCGCGGCGGCCGGGGAGTTCGAGCACTCGTTGGAGGCGATCAAATGGGGGACTGATTACTTCATCAAAGCCCACACTCACCCCAACGTCCTCTGGGCCGAG GTCGGAGACGGCGACACCGACCACTACTGTTGGCAAAGGCCAGAAGACATGACCACGTCGAGACAAGCGTACAAGATCGACGCGGAGCACCCGGGATCAGAGCTAGCAGGAGAGACAGCAGCAGCCATGGCGGCCGCGTCCATCGTGTTCAAGAAGACCAACCCACGCTACTCTCACCTCCTACTGCGTCACGCCCAACAG CTGTTCGAGTTCGGGAACAAGTACAGAGGCCGCTACCATCTCAGCGTGCCGGCGGCGAAGAGCTACTACCCATCGCTGAGCGGCTACGGCGACGAGCTGCTGTGGGCGGCGCTGTGGCTCCACCGGGCGACGGGAAGAGAGTATTACTTGCAGTACGCGGTCGACAAAGCGTACACGTTGGGCGGGGCCACATGGGCCATTTCAGAGTTCAGCTGGGACATCAAATACGCCGGCGTTCAAATTCTTGCGTCCAAG CTGCTGATGGAAGGAGGCGGAGGACGTGTTCAAGACCAGCATAGAAACACACTGCAGCAGTACCGATCTAAAGCAGAGCATTACTTGTGCTCCTGCCTCGGCATGAGCAGCAACGACAGCAACGTGCGCCGCACCCCTGGTGGCCTCCTCTTCGTCCGCCGGTGGAACAACATGCAGTACGTGGCCGGCGCCGCCTTCCTCCTCATCGTTTTCTCCGACCAGCTCGCGCTGGCCCACGAAGATCTGCACTGTCCCCGGGGTTCGCTCAGCCCGCAGGAAGTGCTCTCCTTCGCCAAGGCCCAGTTGGACTACGTCCTCGGCTCCAACCCAATGGGCATCAGCTACATGGTGGGCTTCGGGCCCCGGTACCCCACCAGGGTGCACCACCGAGCGGCTTCCACCGTGCCTTACAAGGAGGACAAGTCCTTCATCGGCTGCGCCCAGGGCTACGACGCGTGGTTCGGCCGGCAAATGCCGAACCCCAACGTGCTCGTCGGCGCCATCGTCGGTGGCCCGGGCGCCAAGGACGAGTTCAGGGACGTGAGGGGGAACTACATGCAGACGGAGGCGTGCACGTACAACACGGCGCAGATGGTCGGAGTGTTCGCGAGGTTTTCTCAGCCGGAGAGACGATGA